Proteins encoded together in one Prionailurus viverrinus isolate Anna chromosome B1, UM_Priviv_1.0, whole genome shotgun sequence window:
- the CB1H8orf58 gene encoding uncharacterized protein C8orf58 homolog isoform X2: MLGRRRVFAVEPLGGRDGVGEDLARSCVVPGVSSTYRRIPDAVQGCSLDSWKGDGQLRGVRRQEPLLKLASRDSGVEMVVGDSPLATSPGLPQDSLDFEPTGSPDTPALAAMEPPAHLSRLLANRKLEQVLERSCQLPTSPVGMSQHHYSLKPPIKPECEMPPFGAGEQEATEAETDLEAGLEGAEVVGGLGPKAWACLPGQGLRYLEHLCLVLEQMARLQQLYLQLQTQRPPGASELQVGQDPEAVEGEWGEQQQRPLPPALDPSPPPSCAPGGEVQELLSQTQETGANTASPLKVGVPGANPPRLLEASAEPAHIFPSSQGHKRDLSHWNKVKVLLNRIRWRSSKHSESSAPPDGPAPRIESRGVPERPPFQPLRKTFMPSFVVKKQRAKNLSVC, encoded by the exons ATGCTGGGCCGGCGGCGCGTCTTCGCCGTGGAGCCGCTCGGCGGCCGGG ATGGGGTTGGCGAGGACCTGGCACGCAGCTGTGTAGTACCTGGAGTCAGCAGCACCTACCGAAGGATCCCGGACGCTGTTCAAGGTTGCTCCCTGGACTCCTGGAAAGGGGATGGCCAGCTGAGAGGTGTCAGGAGGCAGGAGCCACTTCTCAAACTGGCTTCTCGGGACTCTGGAGTGGAGATGGTGGTTGGGGACAGCCCCCTGGCCACCTCACCAGGTCTTCCTCAGGACTCTCTGGACTTTGAGCCCACAGGGAGCCCTGATACCCCGGCCCTTGCTGCCATGGAGCCTCCTGCCCACCTGAGCCGGCTCCTGGCCAACCGTAAGCTGGAGCAGGTGCTGGAGCGGTCCTGCCAGCTCCCGACTTCACCTGTCGGCATGTCACAACACCACTACTCCCTGAAGCCACCTATCAAGCCTGAATGTGAAATGCCCCCTTTTGGAGCAGGGGAACAGGAGGCCACTGAGGCAGAAACTGACCTAGAGGCAGGTCTGGAAGGAGCAGAGGTG gtggggggcctggggcctAAGGCCTGGGCCTGTCTCCCAGGGCAGGGTCTCCGCTATCTGGAACACCTGTGCCTAGTGCTGGAGCAAATGGCAAGGCTCCAGCAGCTCTACTTGCAGCTGCAGACCCAGAGGCCCCCAGGGGCGAGCGAGCTGCAGGTCGggcag GATCCTGAAGCGgtggagggggagtggggggagcagcagcagcggccACTGCCACCAGCCCTGGACCCTTCGCCTCCACCTTCTTGTGCCCCAGGCGGTGAGGTACAGGAACTGCTCAGCCAGACCCAGGAGACAG GGGCCAACACAGCTTCACCCCTAAAGGTAGGGGTTCCCGGTGCCAACCCTCCCAGGCTTTTAGAGGCTTCAGCAGAGCCAGCTCATATCTTTCCATCCTCCCAGGGACAcaag CGGGATCTCTCCCACTGGAACAAGGTCAAGGTCCTGCTCAACCGGATCCGTTGGAGAAGCTCGAAACACTCTgagtcctctgcccctcctgatgGGCCTGCCCCAAG GATTGAGTCAAGGGGTGTCCCTGAAAGACCTCCATTCCAGCCCCTCCGGAAGACCTTTATGCCATCATTTGTGGTTAAGAAGCAACGAGCCAAAAACCTTTCTGTATGCTGA
- the CB1H8orf58 gene encoding uncharacterized protein C8orf58 homolog isoform X3: MLGRRRVFAVEPLGGRDGVGEDLARSCVVPGVSSTYRRIPDAVQGCSLDSWKGDGQLRGVRRQEPLLKLASRDSGVEMVVGDSPLATSPGLPQDSLDFEPTGSPDTPALAAMEPPAHLSRLLANRKLEQVLERSCQLPTSPVGMSQHHYSLKPPIKPECEMPPFGAGEQEATEAETDLEAGLEGAEVVGGLGPKAWACLPGQGLRYLEHLCLVLEQMARLQQLYLQLQTQRPPGASELQVGQDPEAVEGEWGEQQQRPLPPALDPSPPPSCAPGGEVQELLSQTQETGANTASPLKVGVPGANPPRLLEASAEPAHIFPSSQGHKVKVLLNRIRWRSSKHSESSAPPDGPAPRIESRGVPERPPFQPLRKTFMPSFVVKKQRAKNLSVC, from the exons ATGCTGGGCCGGCGGCGCGTCTTCGCCGTGGAGCCGCTCGGCGGCCGGG ATGGGGTTGGCGAGGACCTGGCACGCAGCTGTGTAGTACCTGGAGTCAGCAGCACCTACCGAAGGATCCCGGACGCTGTTCAAGGTTGCTCCCTGGACTCCTGGAAAGGGGATGGCCAGCTGAGAGGTGTCAGGAGGCAGGAGCCACTTCTCAAACTGGCTTCTCGGGACTCTGGAGTGGAGATGGTGGTTGGGGACAGCCCCCTGGCCACCTCACCAGGTCTTCCTCAGGACTCTCTGGACTTTGAGCCCACAGGGAGCCCTGATACCCCGGCCCTTGCTGCCATGGAGCCTCCTGCCCACCTGAGCCGGCTCCTGGCCAACCGTAAGCTGGAGCAGGTGCTGGAGCGGTCCTGCCAGCTCCCGACTTCACCTGTCGGCATGTCACAACACCACTACTCCCTGAAGCCACCTATCAAGCCTGAATGTGAAATGCCCCCTTTTGGAGCAGGGGAACAGGAGGCCACTGAGGCAGAAACTGACCTAGAGGCAGGTCTGGAAGGAGCAGAGGTG gtggggggcctggggcctAAGGCCTGGGCCTGTCTCCCAGGGCAGGGTCTCCGCTATCTGGAACACCTGTGCCTAGTGCTGGAGCAAATGGCAAGGCTCCAGCAGCTCTACTTGCAGCTGCAGACCCAGAGGCCCCCAGGGGCGAGCGAGCTGCAGGTCGggcag GATCCTGAAGCGgtggagggggagtggggggagcagcagcagcggccACTGCCACCAGCCCTGGACCCTTCGCCTCCACCTTCTTGTGCCCCAGGCGGTGAGGTACAGGAACTGCTCAGCCAGACCCAGGAGACAG GGGCCAACACAGCTTCACCCCTAAAGGTAGGGGTTCCCGGTGCCAACCCTCCCAGGCTTTTAGAGGCTTCAGCAGAGCCAGCTCATATCTTTCCATCCTCCCAGGGACAcaag GTCAAGGTCCTGCTCAACCGGATCCGTTGGAGAAGCTCGAAACACTCTgagtcctctgcccctcctgatgGGCCTGCCCCAAG GATTGAGTCAAGGGGTGTCCCTGAAAGACCTCCATTCCAGCCCCTCCGGAAGACCTTTATGCCATCATTTGTGGTTAAGAAGCAACGAGCCAAAAACCTTTCTGTATGCTGA
- the CB1H8orf58 gene encoding uncharacterized protein C8orf58 homolog isoform X1: MGRYLGGAVAVQSWPLPSPLAQDTPPLGILPASRNAGGVQGSLPSLILTVLADGVGEDLARSCVVPGVSSTYRRIPDAVQGCSLDSWKGDGQLRGVRRQEPLLKLASRDSGVEMVVGDSPLATSPGLPQDSLDFEPTGSPDTPALAAMEPPAHLSRLLANRKLEQVLERSCQLPTSPVGMSQHHYSLKPPIKPECEMPPFGAGEQEATEAETDLEAGLEGAEVVGGLGPKAWACLPGQGLRYLEHLCLVLEQMARLQQLYLQLQTQRPPGASELQVGQDPEAVEGEWGEQQQRPLPPALDPSPPPSCAPGGEVQELLSQTQETGANTASPLKVGVPGANPPRLLEASAEPAHIFPSSQGHKRDLSHWNKVKVLLNRIRWRSSKHSESSAPPDGPAPRIESRGVPERPPFQPLRKTFMPSFVVKKQRAKNLSVC; encoded by the exons ATGGGGAGATATCTGGGCGGGGCTGTGGCTGTCCAGTCCTGGCCCCTCCCTTCACCTCTGGCCCAGGACACTCCTCCCCTGGGAATTTTGCCAGCTTCCAGGAATGCTGGGGGCGTTCAGGGCAGCCTGCCCAGCCTGATACTCACTGTCCTTGCAGATGGGGTTGGCGAGGACCTGGCACGCAGCTGTGTAGTACCTGGAGTCAGCAGCACCTACCGAAGGATCCCGGACGCTGTTCAAGGTTGCTCCCTGGACTCCTGGAAAGGGGATGGCCAGCTGAGAGGTGTCAGGAGGCAGGAGCCACTTCTCAAACTGGCTTCTCGGGACTCTGGAGTGGAGATGGTGGTTGGGGACAGCCCCCTGGCCACCTCACCAGGTCTTCCTCAGGACTCTCTGGACTTTGAGCCCACAGGGAGCCCTGATACCCCGGCCCTTGCTGCCATGGAGCCTCCTGCCCACCTGAGCCGGCTCCTGGCCAACCGTAAGCTGGAGCAGGTGCTGGAGCGGTCCTGCCAGCTCCCGACTTCACCTGTCGGCATGTCACAACACCACTACTCCCTGAAGCCACCTATCAAGCCTGAATGTGAAATGCCCCCTTTTGGAGCAGGGGAACAGGAGGCCACTGAGGCAGAAACTGACCTAGAGGCAGGTCTGGAAGGAGCAGAGGTG gtggggggcctggggcctAAGGCCTGGGCCTGTCTCCCAGGGCAGGGTCTCCGCTATCTGGAACACCTGTGCCTAGTGCTGGAGCAAATGGCAAGGCTCCAGCAGCTCTACTTGCAGCTGCAGACCCAGAGGCCCCCAGGGGCGAGCGAGCTGCAGGTCGggcag GATCCTGAAGCGgtggagggggagtggggggagcagcagcagcggccACTGCCACCAGCCCTGGACCCTTCGCCTCCACCTTCTTGTGCCCCAGGCGGTGAGGTACAGGAACTGCTCAGCCAGACCCAGGAGACAG GGGCCAACACAGCTTCACCCCTAAAGGTAGGGGTTCCCGGTGCCAACCCTCCCAGGCTTTTAGAGGCTTCAGCAGAGCCAGCTCATATCTTTCCATCCTCCCAGGGACAcaag CGGGATCTCTCCCACTGGAACAAGGTCAAGGTCCTGCTCAACCGGATCCGTTGGAGAAGCTCGAAACACTCTgagtcctctgcccctcctgatgGGCCTGCCCCAAG GATTGAGTCAAGGGGTGTCCCTGAAAGACCTCCATTCCAGCCCCTCCGGAAGACCTTTATGCCATCATTTGTGGTTAAGAAGCAACGAGCCAAAAACCTTTCTGTATGCTGA